A window of the Henckelia pumila isolate YLH828 chromosome 3, ASM3356847v2, whole genome shotgun sequence genome harbors these coding sequences:
- the LOC140893067 gene encoding auxin-responsive protein SAUR76-like, whose translation MSASMAKGAGKMTKIKSVLKKVQSFKLGRPNSSSVSVSAVANNIPSSYDDSFVTSTAAKDLHPVYVGKSRRRYMITSDIMDNPLFRELVERIPGGGDERSITVGCEVVLFEHLLWMLDNADPPPESLEELVEFYA comes from the coding sequence ATGTCCGCATCAATGGCGAAGGGAGCCGGAAAGATGACCAAGATCAAATCCGTGCTCAAGAAAGTGCAATCCTTCAAGCTCGGCCGCCCCAACTCCAGCTCCGTCTCCGTCTCCGCGGTGGCAAACAATATTCCGTCGTCCTACGACGACTCTTTCGTCACCAGCACCGCGGCCAAGGATCTCCACCCGGTCTACGTCGGGAAGTCGCGGCGGCGATACATGATCACCTCCGACATCATGGACAACCCTCTCTTCCGCGAGCTTGTGGAGCGGATCCCCGGCGGAGGCGACGAGAGGTCGATCACCGTCGGCTGTGAGGTGGTGCTGTTCGAACACCTGCTCTGGATGCTGGATAATGCCGATCCTCCGCCGGAGTCGCTGGAAGAGCTCGTCGAGTTTTACGCCTGA